ATCGGGTACGCAAATCACGATCCCACAACTGGTCTATGGCAGCCTGGGACTGGCTTGTCTGATGGGCGTGATCATGTTTGGCGTCAGCCACATTTTGCATTGGCCGATCGTTGGTTTTGTCGTCGCAGGCTGGATTGCCGGCGGTCTCGTGATCCCCGCATTTGTCTGGATGCGATACCAATCGCGGCGCGGCAAAATATATCGCCAACTCCCTTACACGCTGGAATTGATCAACCGTTCGGTCCGCTCGGGGCAAACGATGCCGGCGGCATTTCAAATGGTTGCCAACGAAGTCGAAGCGCCGTTGGGTGAAGAGTTCGCCTACTGCATCGATCAACAGCACATGGGGTTGAGCATCGAAGTCGCCGCCCGCAGCCTCGCATCGCGAACCGAAATTGTCGAACTGCAGATCTTCGCTGTCGCCCTCACCATCCATGCTCGCACCGGCGGCAGTTTAGCCGATCTGTTGGACAACCTTTCCGATACGGTGCGGCGTCGTTTAAAGCTGCAGATGAAGGTTCAAGCATTGACGGCGGAAGGACGTTTGCAGGCGACCACGCTTGTGCTGTTGCCGATCGTTTCGTTGATCGGGCTGGCGATCCTCAATCGCCCCTACGTAAGCACATTGTTTGAAACGCCATCGTTATTGGCACTGGCTGCGGGGGCACAATGCCTTGGCGGTGTGTGGATTTATTACACAACGCGGATTTCATATTAGGAGGCTCAAACCATGCTCACCGTGTTCACCATCTTTGCGTTCATTTCGGTCAGCCTGTTCGTCTATTGTTTGGCCCTTCCGTTTTGTGGCCACGACAGCGCTATCGATCGGCGGTGCGAATCGTTGACACGTAAATCGGAGACGATTTCGACGGAGTCGGGCGAAGGGGGATCGATCTTTCGAGAAAGCTCCGCCGATCGGAACGCCAAGCGGCAGCAACCGCTTCGCAGCCGATTGGCCGGCCTGCTGGCAGCTCGCCCCGACGATTGGAAACGCTTGCAAAAACTGCTTTCCCACGCCGGATTTTATCGTCACTCGCACCTCGTCCGCTGTATTGCCATGACCTACGCGTTGGCCGCGGCGCCACCGATCGCGCTGTTGGCGATGGCGTTTACCGGAGGCGTTGGATATGGAACGGCACTTGCCGCCGGAGCGTTGTTTGGTTTCGTCGGCTTGCTGATGCCGCAGGCTTGGCTGGGACGCCGCGTTCGCCAACGGCACGTCGCGTTTTGCAAAGGCCTGCCCGATTTTCTCGACCTGACTTCGGTCTGCCTGCGCGGCGGTCTCAGCCTGCACGCAACTCTGCCTCAGGTTCATCGCGAACTGCAACAGGCTCATCCGGTGATGGGAGATGAGCT
Above is a genomic segment from Rosistilla ulvae containing:
- a CDS encoding type II secretion system F family protein — translated: MTHPQLQIIIFISSTLLILALESLIYELFYRYRQRVAQRLNDDLGLSDTRATDQVQLFRSVGSVNETVSLRERWQQSLVRLLEQSGTQITIPQLVYGSLGLACLMGVIMFGVSHILHWPIVGFVVAGWIAGGLVIPAFVWMRYQSRRGKIYRQLPYTLELINRSVRSGQTMPAAFQMVANEVEAPLGEEFAYCIDQQHMGLSIEVAARSLASRTEIVELQIFAVALTIHARTGGSLADLLDNLSDTVRRRLKLQMKVQALTAEGRLQATTLVLLPIVSLIGLAILNRPYVSTLFETPSLLALAAGAQCLGGVWIYYTTRISY
- a CDS encoding type II secretion system F family protein encodes the protein MLTVFTIFAFISVSLFVYCLALPFCGHDSAIDRRCESLTRKSETISTESGEGGSIFRESSADRNAKRQQPLRSRLAGLLAARPDDWKRLQKLLSHAGFYRHSHLVRCIAMTYALAAAPPIALLAMAFTGGVGYGTALAAGALFGFVGLLMPQAWLGRRVRQRHVAFCKGLPDFLDLTSVCLRGGLSLHATLPQVHRELQQAHPVMGDELSIVQSEMALGSSPEAALQQFATRTGYEPLRTLSTFVTQSQKIGTELCESIKVLSETLREQREMDAEESAQKAGVKVLLPTMLLILPATFVVLAGPAAIEVCRAFSK